The window AAACTATTAATTGGTCAGTTTCCACCGGTTGCGTACCAATGAcggtttttttcattaattactttttttaaCTATTTATGGTTCGTTCGGTTTTCTGGGAAATAGGATTAAGCACAGGTAGTGATCCTAATTAAAGGGCATTAGTCTCATTATGTTCTTACTTCTAAAGACCTAGCTTGAGTTCTTGTACATGAAGTTGCATAAATAATGCAATGTTCATGCGCAAGAGAGACATTTTAATAGAATGAATTTTTCGTCACCATGATGTTCCTGGacattaatataaaattatgtGAATAGAGTTTTATACATAATTTTATCAATGTTCCGAGATACCACCGTGGTAGTAATTCAActaagttcttctctattcatGTTTCTAGCAATATATAATGCATCCACATGTGAATTTGCATAATCTTCCGTCCATCCCTCGCACGATTTCTTACTCAATCTCATGCCTTCACTAATTGTCAGAACAAAGGAACAATATCATAAAATTGATGATAAATAACCCCACAAATGCATGTGCTTGTATGATATTATATAAATGATAATTTCAAACGTCAAAAtaccatttattttataacCAATTGCTTGCACTagagaaattatatattaataagATCAAGTTCCATTTAGATTTAATACTTTAGTTAATACCAACTTATGTACTAGATTGTATATAAGACTTGATTTGTGTAAATTAATCATTGTGCAGACACTGGGTTTTTCCAACTCAAACAACATTGTGGTGAGTGGATTAGTATCACTAAACAGCCAAATGTTCCACATTGTCATCAACGGCTGCCACAATGTGAAAATGCAAGGTGTCAAGGTTATCGCCGCCGGCAACAGCCCCAACACCGATGGTATCCATGTCCAATTGTCATCTGATGTCACCATTCTCAACTCCAAAATTTCAACCGGTGACGATTGTGTCTCAATTGGCCCCGGCACCACAAATTTGTGGATTGAAAACGTGGCTTGTGGACCCGGCCATGGAATCAGGTATGTATCTAGCTACATAAAAAAATGTATACAATATGTAGCTAGGTTAATGTAtcataattttggtttttgataCTCTTCCAATTAAGTTAACAATATTTGTTTGTGCAGCATTGGGAGTTTAGGGAAGGACCAACAAGAAGCTGGTGTACAAAATGTTACGGTTAAAACAGTTACATTCACTGGTACTCAAAATGGCGTAAGGATCAAGTCTTGGGGGAGACCTAGCACTGGATTTGCTAGGAACATTCTTTTCCAGCATATTGTGATGACCAATGTTCAAAATCCAATCGTTATTGATCAACATTATTGCCCTAACAACAAAGGTTGCCCCGGCCAAGTTTCCGGAGTTAAGGTCAGCGATGTGACATATCAAGACATTCATGGTACATCGGCGACGGAAGTGGCAGTGAAATTCGATTGTAGTTCCAAGTATCCTTGCAACAGGATCAGACTGCAAGATGTGAAGCTCACTTACAAGAACCAAGCAGCTGAAGCTTCATGCAGCCATGCAGGCGGAACAACTGCCGGTACAGTTCAGCCTACAAGTTGTCTGTAACCGGACTCGTAGTTTTTGCCCTCTAGTCCTACTCACTCGTGGAACTAGTTGGTATATAGGAACTAAAGAAGATTACTAGAGTAGTAGCTAGCTATAGCTCTAGCTCTAGCTCTAGGTCGTTGATGTATTGAAAATGTATTTTGCTTGTGCCTGCGGTGTTGGCAGCCTATTGGGCTTCCCTAGAGCCTGGCCTTGCATCATCCAAACCCCCTTCATGGAGAGAGACTCTCCCTTGCAGACGGTGGTTTTATATGGTAAATTGTTGTTATTTGAAGTGATAAATGCAATATAAATTAAAAGTAAATGTATTGTTTTgggtgtgatttttttttttgtttaataatttattttagggATTTGGTTTGTTTGGAAATTTGTAGATTTTAGTTCTGACGAGGGTATGCATATTTTGGagtaatttttcttaatattagAAGGGTAAtattagagagactaaatttgtagataaaatttcgtaaattaaatgacaaaaTTTCCAAATACTCTGTTTAACGTTTGCTCAGTTCGGCCGTGCTAGGTGGCAAGTAGATTCTATATAACTTAAGGGTCTGTTTGGTAGGTTGGTTGAAATAGTTTCTAATCAATTAAATAGACTTGAATCTAGTCCgttgtttgttgtgtcaaaatgtGAGATAGAAAGAACAGAACTGGACATGATGGATTataaatccaaaataaaatggaTTATCTAATTTATCCTTATATGTGAGTTACAAATCATTGCTAATCCAATTTTATCCTATggcacaatttaaaaaaaaacaaacaaaaataacttAGGGGGTTTAAGTGGGCTTAGTTTGGCCGGGCCCAGTACGACCGACTTGATCATTGTTATGTGCAAAAGGAGCTAGGGCTGGATTCAGATTAGTCAtcgtcgtcttcttcttttATTGGTCGCCTTCTTCAAGCTTTCATCTTTCGTCGGACGGAAAAGAAAAAGCTTTCATCTTTCGCGAAACTCAggtattttttgtttattcatcTTTTGTGAGCACTTGATCCAAACTATGGGCGATGAAATTTGACAACTTTGTAAAATTTCATGTCTAATTTACAGCTGAATTTCGATTGAATTTTTATTCGTTTTCTTTCTGGAcggatttttcatatttgtcgtgaaattaattttgtatttgagTGATAAAATTTATAAGTTGTCTCTTTGCCGAATCGAAGTAAGCGGCCCTTTTAAGCACCTGAAAAGAGCTTGGGTCTACTCTGCGTTAGAACTTaatttagtatttttatttaatattattttacgAATTTCTTTCCTAACCGATCTAATCAGTTGCGGCGCGTCTCAATTTTGTAAGTGGTACTTGAATTCTGAGCATCATCTTTAGAAAGTGGAAATTTTGATTGCTTTTCCATGATCCCTGCAAACTATGCTAGTTCTATGAGTATTTTCTTGAGTCAGAACAATGCGTACTTGTTTTGTGAAAGAGAAAATTGTGTATCGAGAAATTGCGGGTTGCGGCTTTCCTCTGAAAACACGAAGATATCGCCACTGGCTTAAAGTTGAATATCAGCTTTTGGTGTTGTGGAAACTACATCTATAGAACTTTTGTGTTTTTCGTTTATGAGTTGGATTATGTttgttaattggtttttttataATGTTAAAGTTAGTTGATATGGTTTTTCCTCTTTTGTTGATAGATAACTGCAATGGGAAGAAAGAAGACGGAGGAGAGTGGTGCATCCGCCAAGGCTAAGTCGACCGGCAAAGATGCTTCTAAAGATGGGAAAAAAGAGAAACTATCAGTCTCTGCAATGTTGGCCAGCATGGACCAGAAACCCGATAAGCCCAAGAAAGGAGCTTCCTCTAGTGCAAAGGCAAAAGCAGCTCCAAATCGTCAATCATACACTGATGGTATTGATCTCCCTTCctctgatgaagaagatgaggatGTGTTGGAAGAGGGCCAACAAGAAGTAAATGTATCCAATCAGCAAAAGCGGCAAGAAT of the Pyrus communis chromosome 1, drPyrComm1.1, whole genome shotgun sequence genome contains:
- the LOC137717050 gene encoding polygalacturonase-like; protein product: MANPKSLSHPAAVVLALMMMAASITSVDAAAATFSVSSLGAKADGRTDSTQAFLSAWAKACASLNPAVIYVPAGRFLLRNAVFSGPCKNNAITFRIAGTLVAPSDYRVIGNADNWLFFQHVNGVTISGGVLDGKGTGLWGCKSSDQSCPSGATTLGFSNSNNIVVSGLVSLNSQMFHIVINGCHNVKMQGVKVIAAGNSPNTDGIHVQLSSDVTILNSKISTGDDCVSIGPGTTNLWIENVACGPGHGISIGSLGKDQQEAGVQNVTVKTVTFTGTQNGVRIKSWGRPSTGFARNILFQHIVMTNVQNPIVIDQHYCPNNKGCPGQVSGVKVSDVTYQDIHGTSATEVAVKFDCSSKYPCNRIRLQDVKLTYKNQAAEASCSHAGGTTAGTVQPTSCL